In Pseudomonas fluorescens, one genomic interval encodes:
- a CDS encoding universal stress protein, with translation MPYNHILVAVDLTEECDPVIHRARELSASNSAKLSLVHIVEPMAMAFGGDVPMDLSQLQQQQFDQAKERLERLKAKYAELEGANCHLTYGQPRQEIHHFAKENHCDLIVVGSHGRHGLALLLGSTANDVLHGAPCDVLAVHLIKR, from the coding sequence ATGCCCTACAACCATATCCTGGTCGCCGTAGACCTGACCGAAGAGTGCGACCCTGTGATTCACCGCGCCCGAGAGCTGTCGGCGAGCAATAGCGCCAAGCTGTCGCTGGTGCATATCGTCGAACCGATGGCGATGGCGTTTGGCGGCGACGTGCCGATGGATCTGTCACAACTGCAACAGCAGCAGTTCGATCAGGCCAAGGAGCGACTTGAACGCCTGAAAGCCAAATACGCCGAACTTGAGGGCGCCAATTGCCACCTGACCTATGGCCAACCACGCCAGGAAATCCATCATTTCGCCAAGGAAAACCATTGCGACCTGATCGTAGTCGGCAGCCACGGCCGTCATGGTTTGGCGCTATTGCTGGGCTCCACAGCCAACGACGTGTTGCATGGCGCACCTTGCGATGTGCTCGCGGTGCACCTGATCAAACGCTGA
- a CDS encoding ATP-binding cassette domain-containing protein: MTLLKFSDVSLAFGAMPLLDKVSWQIARGERVCIIGRNGTGKSSMMKLVKGDQKPDDGSVWRAPGLKIGELPQELPVADGRTVFDVVAEGLDGVGALLAEYHHLSQNIVTDADLDKLMHVQHDLEARDGWRLQTLVDSTLSRLQLPADKTLAELSGGWRRRVLLAQALVSEPDLLLLDEPTNHLDIGAIAWLEEALKDFQGAVLFITHDRSFLQNLATRILELDRGGLIDWNGDYASFLVHKEAALAAEETANALFDKRLAQEEVWIRQGIKARRTRNEGRVRALKALRVERSERRERTGKANIQLETADKSGKQVMVLENVSFHHPDGPYLIKDFSMVLQRGDRIGLLGANGTGKTTLLKLMLNGLQPTSGKVEEGTRIDVAYFDQLRHQLDLEKTVIDNVAEGRDFIDIDGQSRHVLSYLGDFLFSPQRARTPVKALSGGERARLLLAKLFSKPANLLVLDEPTNDLDVETLELLEEVLLTFNGTVLMVSHDRAFLDNVVTSTLVFEGEGKVREYVGGYQDWIRQGGSPRLLGVTESKSGKADLNSAVVTAEPVVAAAPAAAAPAAKKKLSYKLQRELEALPGDIDAKEQQIAAVEAEMAEAGFYQRPPAETAKVIASLEQLQAELDALVERWAELDA, translated from the coding sequence ATGACCCTGCTCAAATTCAGCGATGTGTCCCTTGCATTCGGCGCGATGCCGTTGTTGGACAAGGTGTCCTGGCAGATCGCCCGTGGTGAGCGGGTGTGCATCATCGGCCGCAACGGCACTGGCAAATCCAGCATGATGAAACTGGTCAAGGGCGACCAGAAGCCCGATGACGGCTCGGTGTGGCGTGCCCCCGGTCTGAAAATCGGTGAATTGCCGCAAGAATTGCCGGTGGCCGACGGGCGGACCGTATTCGACGTGGTTGCCGAAGGCCTCGACGGCGTTGGCGCCTTGCTCGCCGAATACCATCACCTGAGCCAGAACATCGTCACCGACGCCGATCTGGACAAGCTGATGCACGTTCAGCACGACCTCGAAGCCCGTGACGGCTGGCGCTTGCAGACCCTGGTCGACAGCACCCTGAGCCGCCTGCAACTGCCGGCCGACAAGACCCTCGCCGAGTTGTCCGGCGGCTGGCGTCGTCGCGTGCTGCTGGCGCAGGCGCTGGTCTCGGAACCGGATCTGCTGCTGCTCGACGAACCGACCAACCACCTGGACATCGGTGCGATTGCCTGGCTTGAAGAAGCCCTGAAGGATTTCCAGGGCGCCGTGCTGTTCATCACGCACGACCGTTCTTTCCTGCAGAACCTCGCCACGCGCATCCTCGAACTGGATCGCGGCGGCCTGATCGACTGGAACGGCGACTACGCCAGCTTCCTGGTGCACAAAGAAGCTGCGCTGGCCGCGGAAGAAACTGCCAACGCGCTGTTCGACAAGCGTCTGGCTCAGGAAGAAGTGTGGATCCGTCAGGGCATCAAGGCCCGTCGTACCCGTAACGAAGGTCGCGTTCGCGCCCTGAAAGCCCTGCGTGTTGAGCGCAGCGAGCGTCGCGAGCGTACCGGCAAGGCGAACATCCAGCTGGAAACCGCCGACAAGTCCGGCAAGCAAGTGATGGTGTTGGAGAATGTCAGCTTCCATCACCCGGATGGCCCGTACCTGATCAAGGACTTCTCGATGGTCCTGCAGCGCGGCGACCGTATCGGTCTGCTCGGCGCCAACGGTACCGGCAAGACCACCCTGCTGAAGCTGATGCTCAACGGTCTGCAACCGACCAGTGGCAAGGTGGAAGAGGGCACGCGCATCGATGTGGCCTACTTCGACCAGTTGCGCCATCAGCTGGATCTGGAAAAGACCGTGATCGACAACGTCGCCGAAGGTCGCGACTTCATCGATATCGACGGCCAGAGCCGCCACGTCCTGAGCTACCTCGGTGACTTCCTGTTCAGCCCGCAGCGTGCGCGCACGCCGGTCAAGGCGCTGTCCGGTGGCGAGCGTGCGCGTTTGCTGCTGGCCAAACTGTTCAGCAAACCGGCGAACCTGCTGGTCCTCGACGAACCGACCAACGACCTCGACGTGGAAACCCTCGAGCTGCTCGAAGAAGTGCTGCTGACCTTCAACGGCACTGTGCTGATGGTCAGTCACGACCGGGCGTTCCTCGACAACGTGGTCACCAGCACCCTGGTCTTCGAAGGTGAAGGTAAGGTCCGTGAATACGTCGGTGGCTATCAGGACTGGATCCGTCAGGGCGGTTCGCCGCGCCTGCTGGGCGTGACCGAGAGCAAGTCGGGCAAGGCTGATCTGAATTCGGCTGTGGTCACCGCTGAACCTGTCGTGGCTGCCGCACCTGCCGCTGCCGCGCCGGCAGCCAAGAAGAAGCTGAGCTACAAGCTGCAGCGCGAGCTGGAAGCATTGCCGGGCGACATCGATGCCAAGGAGCAGCAGATCGCTGCGGTCGAGGCTGAGATGGCTGAAGCCGGTTTTTATCAGCGTCCGCCGGCAGAAACGGCCAAAGTGATTGCTTCGCTGGAGCAGTTGCAGGCTGAGCTGGATGCACTGGTGGAGCGTTGGGCCGAGCTGGATGCCTGA